TTCGACCGCGGCGGCATCGCGCTCGGGCACCCAGTGCTGCAGGACGGCGGAGTGGCAGGTGGTGCGGACGCCCCGTGTCGCGTACAGGTCCTTGAGGGCGAGGGGAATGCCATGAAGCGGCCCGCGGTCGGTCCCCCGGAAAAGCTCGCGCTCCGCTTGCCGCGCGTCTTCGAGCGCCTGTTCGGCGGTGACCGTGATGAAGCTGTGGAGGGCGCCGTCGAAGGCTTCGATGCGGTCGAGGCAGGCGCGCGCCAGTTCGACAGGCGAGCACTGCTTGCGCCGCAGCAGGACGGCGGCCTCGGCGATCGTCAGGAAGCACAGCGGCGCGTCGGCCATCGACGGGTCAGCTCCCGCGCGGGAGGGGCGGCGCCAACGCCCGTGCGGGCTCGGTCTCGGGCTCGATCAATTCGCGAAGCTCCGACGCCTGCCTGCGGGAGCGGGCGATTCCCGGCGCGAGCCGCTCGATCTCCTCGTCCGATAACGCAAGCCCCGCGCGCTCCGCGTCGCGCCGCAGCTCCTCCAGCCAAACCTCTTTCACCCGGCCGCTCCGTTGCGTCAGCGGTCACTTCTTCGGAACCAGCACTTCACGGATTCGCGCGACGGTCGCGGAATCCATCTGGAAGAGCTTTCGCACGATCGCCTCGACCTCCTCGCCGGAGAGCGGGTTGACCTCGAGCCTGGACTTGTTCATCTCGGCGAGGAAGGCCTGATCTTTCATGGTCGCCGCGAAGGCGCGGCGCAGCAGGCCAAGCCGTTCTTTGGGCGTCCCGGGGGGAAGCGCGTAGGCGCGCAGGATCGCCGACGGCGCGTGCACGCCGGCTTCGATCAACGTACGGGCCTCCGGGGTCTTCGCGTAGTCGATTGCGTTCGGAACGTCGGGGATGTCGGCGGCCTTCTTGGGGTTGATCTGGAGGATCGGCTTGACCATCCCCGACTCCAGGCCCTTGGCCCAGGTGGTCCGGATCGACGCCCAGGTCCAGCAGCCCCCGTCCACTTCGCCGGATTCGGCAGCCAGGCGGATGTTCGACGTTCCCTTGAATCCCTCGATCAGCTGAATCGGCAGCCCGAGGGCCGCCTTCAGAACGCGGGGCACATCGGAGTCGTTGGCCCCGGGGGCTTCGCCCCCGAGCTTGACCGGTTTTTTGGCCGCGAACCAGTCGTCGAGGGAATGGATGCCGCTGGCCTTCGTCAGCGCGCACACGCCTTCGTCCTGGACCGGCGCACCGAGCCACTCGAACTTCCGTCCGTCGAACTCGATGCCCTTGTCCCCCATCACCTGCTGCAAGACCAGGGAGCCGATGAAGTTGCCGATGGTGAGCCCGTCGCCCTGAGCCCTGAAAAGATAGTTCGCCGCGACTCGGCTTCCCGCGCCCGGCATGTTCTCGACGATGACGGTCGGGCCGCCGGGAAGATGGCGCCCCAGATGGCGGGCGATCGCGCGGGCATAGGCGTCGAAGCCTCCCCCGGCGGAAAAGCCGACGATGATGCGGACCGTTTTCCCTTTGTAGAAATCCTGCTCCGCCGCGGCGGCCTGAGAAGCAGGAAAGCCGACGACGAGCGAAGAAAGCAGCAGAGCCCAGGCGATCCCGACCATGGTGTCCTCCCGGGAGCGGAGGTTCATCCGCCGCCCCGCTCGCCGGCCGCGGGTCGACACCCCGAGGCCGGCTCGACTACGCCTCATACCGGAAACGGCCCGGTCAGCGCAAGTTCCCCGTGTGGCCGAGCGAGTAGCGGCCGGGTTGCGGCCAGACGGTGAGCCCGTGGGGCTCCTTCTTGACTGGAATCGACCGGACGGACCCGGTGGTGGTGTCGATCACGTAGACGGCGTCGTCGAACCGTCCGGAAAGCCAGAGCAGCCGGCCGTCGATGCTGACGTTGCCCATGTCGGGGCTGCCGCCCCCGGGAATCGGCCAGTGGGCGACCACCTTGCGCGTCGCGAAATCGACCACCGAAACGCTGCCTTTTCCTTTCGGCGGCCCGTAAACCCGCGCCGCGCCGCGGTTGGCGACGTAGAGCTTGGTCCCGTCCCTGCTCGGGTACAGGCCGTGCGCTCCCACGCCCGTCTTGATATGGCCGACCTCGACGAAACGGTCGCCGTCGACCAGGAAGATTCCCTCGGATTTCATGTCGGCGATAAAGAACAGTTTGCCGTCGGGCGAGACCCGAACGTCCTGGGGCATACCTCCGCGCGAGAGCCGCAGGTAGCCGGCCGTCTTCTTCCCGACCAGGTCGATCTTGGCGAGCCTGCCGCTGTACTCGCACGTGAAGATCGCGTAACGCCCGTCGATCGAGAAATCCGCGTGGTTGATCCCGTCGCATTCGGGCGTCTCGATGGAGTACTTCATCGCCATCGTCTGCGGGTCGCGGAAATCGAGGCGCTTCCTCGCCTCCGCCACGATGATCGTGGCGCTGCCGTCGGGAGTGAAATACATGTTGTAGGGATCGTCGACGGGGATCGACTTTCCGGGCTTGCCGGTGACGGGATCGATCGGGGTGACGCTCCCGTCCGTGCGCCCCTCGGCATTGTTGTTGACCCACAGGGTCTTGAGGTCCCAGGAAGGGACGACGTGCTGCGGGTGGATTCCGACGGGGAACTTGTCCACGACCCGGAAGGTCGCCGGGTCGATCACCCAGACGTCATTGGAAGCCCGGTTCGGCACGTAGACGCGCGAGAGGTGGCGGGCGACGACCGGGCTCAGCTTGGTCGGAGCCGTCTCCCCGTACAGGTTGTTGGGATCGACAACCGGGGGCATTCCGGGAACGGTCCGGATGGCGCGAGCGCCCGCGGGCTCGGCGCCCGGGGCGTCGAAGCACCATCCCAGGAAAATCGTCCCCGCGAGCGCCGCCGCCGCGATCCGCCGACGGCATTTTTTCGCCTTCTCGGCCGGGCGGGCGTTTGCAGAGCCGGGAAATCGCCGCTCAGGCGGCATTTTTTTTCCTTTGCATCGCCCAGTAGACGTTTTCCGGCTTGAGCGGCAGGTCGTAGACGCGCACGCCGATCGCGTCCGCGACGGCGTTGCCGATGGCCGCTGGGGTAGGCGCGAGCCCCGGCTCGCCGAGCCCCTTGGCGCCGTAGGGGCCTTCGGGCTCGGGGCACTCGACGATGATCGGGATCATCTCCGGCAGATCGAGCGACGTGACCAGGTGATAGTCGAGGAACGAGGGATTGCGCACCTTGCCGGAGCTGTCGACGACCATTTCCTCGTGCAGCGCCGAGCCGATGCCCATGGCCAGCCCGCCTTCGATCTGGGCCACGCAGTTGAGCGGGTTGATCGCCTTGCCGACGTCGTGCGCGGCCGACATGCGCACCAGGCGCACCCGGCCGCTTTCCTCGTCGACCAGCACCTCGGCCGCCTGGGTCGCATACATGTAGAAGGCCGAGGCGTGGTCGCTGTGACCGGTCTCCAGGTCGAGGTCCTTGCCGATCTCGTAGGTATACGAGCCGTCCCCGCGCACGGATCCTTCCGGACCGAACTTCCGGCGTACGACTTCTCCGATCGGCAGCGCCATCTGCGGCTGGTCCTTGAGGAACACCTTCCCGTCGGCGAACTCGAGATCCGCGGGCTTCGCCTCGAGCATGGGCGCGGCCGCTTCCGCGATCTGCTCGCGGGCATGGATCGCCGCCCTGCGCACGGCGTTCCCCATGTGGTACGTGCTCCGGCTTGACGTGGTCGACGCGTCGTACGGGATGACGTCGGTGTCGAGCGGGTGCATCCGGACCCGCTCGATCGGCACCGCCAGCTCCTCGGCCGCGACCTGGGACAGGATCGTGTTGCAGCCCTGGCCGATCTCGACGGTTCCCGCCAGCACGGTAACCTGTCCCCGGGAATCCACGATCACGCCCGCGTTCGAGGTGGTCGGGGAGCGAGTGGGCTTCTGGATGCAGGCCAGGCCCTTGCCCGAGCGCATGCCCGGCTTGGCCGGGGCCGATCTCTTGCCCCACTCGATGGCCGCCGCGGCCTTGAGCAGCGTCTCTTTGAGGCCGACGCTGTGGAGCCGCTCGCCCCAGTAGGACACGTCGCCGTCGACGAAGATGTTCTTGAGCCGCAGCTCCAGCGGATCCATTCCGAGTCGCCGGGCGATCTCGTCCATCTGCTGCTCGCACGCCCACGCGCCCTGCGGGATCCCGTATCCCCGGTAAGAGCCCGCCACCGGCTTGTTGGTGTAGACGGCGTAGCCGTCGACCTTGACGTGCGGAATGCGGTAGGGGCCGGGCGCCGGCAGGCTGCCGCGGATGCAGACCGTGGGGCTTTTTTCCGCGTACGCACCCGCTCCCCAGTAAAGCGTCATCTCGCGCGCCATCAGCGTGCCGTCCTTCTTCACTCCCGTCTTGCAGTACACGACGCATTCGTGGCGCGTGAGGGTCGAGATGAAGGTCTCTTCCCGGTTGAACTTCACGCGCACCGGCCTTCCGCCGGTGTGGAACGCGAGCGCGACCGCGATCGGCTCGACCTTGAGCCCGCCTTTGGAGCCGAAGCCGCCCCCCTGCAGAGGATTGATGAAACGAATCTTCTCCTTGGGCATTCCGAGAGCTTCCGATATCTCGTGGAGCGCCCGGAACGGGGCGTCGTTGGCCACCCAGAGGGTCAGCCGTCCGCTTTCCCGGTCGAACTGTGCGTGCGCCGAGTGCGGCTCCATCGCCGCATGCTGTATGATCGGCACGAAATATCGTTCGCTGAGGACGAGATCGGACTGCGCGAAGCCCTGCTCGACGTCGCCGGTTCGCAGCTTGAAATGCTCCGCGATGTTCGGCAGATGCGAACCGACGATGAAATCGGCCTTGCGGTAGGAGGCGAAATCCTCGTGGATCTGGACGGCCCCCGGCTTGCAGGCCTGCTCGGGGTCGGTGTAGACGGGCAGGTCCTCGTACTCGACCTCGATGAGCCTGACCGCGGCCTGCGCCGTGTCCTCGTCCTCCGCCGCTACTGCGGCCACCGGCTCCCCGATGTAGCGCACCTTGCCGCGCGCCAGGAACGGTTTATCCTTGATCGACTCACCGTGCGTCCAGGGCGCGTCCTCTCCGGTCACCACCGCGACGACTCCCGGGTGGCGGCGTGCCTTCTCGACGTCAATCCGCTTGATTCTGGCGTGGGCCCTCGTGCTGAACAACACCTTGCCGTAAAGCATGTTCGGCAGGACGAGATCGTAACCGTAAACCGCCTCCCCGGTGACCTTCTCCAGGGCATCCACCCGGGTCACGGGTTTGCCGATGAACTTCAGCTCCGACATTTCCGCTCCTTCGGGCCTTTCAAAAGCTCGCACCTTCAGGCGACGATCGAGCCGTTCGCTGAAAAGAAAAAACCGCAAGCCATGACGACATCAGCCGTTCCTCGACCTCAGCTCCGCCGCCGCGTCCCTGACCGCCTGAACGATCTTGACATAGCCCGTGCAGCGGCAGAGATTCCCGGAGAGAGCGAAGCGGATCTCTTCCTCGCTCGGGTCGGGGTTTTCGTCCAGCAGCGCCTTGGCCATCATCAGCATCCCGGGCGTGCAGTAGCCGCATTGCGCGCCGCCGTCGCGGATGAACGCTTTCTGGATCGGATGCAGCTCGGGACCGATCTTCAGCCCTTCGATGGTGACGATTTCGGCGCCGTCGAGCTCGGCCGAGAGAACCAGGCACGAATTGACCGGCTTGCCGTTCAGGTAAACGGTGCAGGCGCCGCAGTCCCCGGTGCCGCACCCTTCCTTGGTCCCGGTGAGCCCGATCTCGTCCCGCAGCAGGTCGAGCAGCAGGCGATGGTTGGGGACCTCCAGCGAAACCGCCTTCCCGTTCAGCTTGAAGTGGATCTCTTTTTTCATCGTTCCCCCGGGCCGCGGCTAGTACCGGCGGTCGCGCCGGTCGCGCCACGGGATCGCGCCCCCGCGCGGCGCGGCGGCGTTCAACAGGGCCCGCTTCGTCATGGCCCCGACCATGGCCCTGCGGTACTCGGCCGAAGAGCGGACGTCGCTGATCGGCCTGCTCTCGCGCGCGGCCTCCTCTCCCGCCGCCGCGGCGACCTCTTCGGTCAGGACGCGCCCCTCCACCGCCGCCTCGGCCCGGCGCGCGCGCAGCGGCGTGGGCGCCACCGCCCCCAGCACGATGCGGACGCCCGTGCAGCGCCTCTCGCCCGCTTCCAGGGCGAAGGCGACCGCCACGCCGACATAGGCGAGGTCCATCATGTCGCGCGGCGAGAACTTGATGTACTCGCCGACCAGCCCGGGCGCGCTTTTCGGGATGGTGATCGCGGTCAGGATCTCCTCGGGACGCATCACCGTCTGACCCGGCCCGCGGAAGAACTCCTCCAGCGGCAGCGAGCGCTCGCCGTCGGCGCCGGCGATCGTGACCTGGGCGTCAAGCGCGATCAGGCTCGGAGCGACGTCGGCCGACGGCGTGGCGTTGGCCATGTTGCCGCCCACCGTCGCCCGGTTGCGGATCTGGATCGATCCGACCTCGGCGGCGCTCTGGGCGAGAAACGGGTATTTCCGCCTGAGCAGGGGCGAGGTCTCGATCTCGCGCATCGTGGTCAGCGCTCCGATGACGATACCCCCGTCGCCGTTCTCCTGGATTCCCGTCAGGCCGGGGATGCGCTTGAGATCGACGACGTACTTGGGCAGCAGCCCCTTCTCCTTCATCGCGATGACGAGGTCCGTGCCGCCGGCCAGGAAGCGGCCGCCCGGCCCCTTCTCGAGGACGATCCGGCTGGCTTCCCGCAGTGTCGCCGGCTGATAGAACTCGAACGGTTCGGTTCGCTTCATGGCCCACGCCGATCCGTGCGCTACACCAGCGGGCGGACCATCCGCCCGATCGGCCGGCCGCAGGGCTCGCCGTCGCGCATCTGGACGTGGCCGCGGACCACGGTGCAGACGGGAACGCCCTTCACCTTCCAGCCATGCCACGGCGACGGCTTGTTCTTGCTGTGGAGCTTGTTCACGTCGATCACCGCTTCCTTGTCCATGTCGACGATCGTCACGTCGCCGTCGGAGCCGAGCCGGATCGCTCCCTTTTTCGGATAAACCTGCCAGACCCTGGCGGGATTCTCACAGGCCACCTTGACGTACTGGTTGAGCGTGAGGCGCCCCTTGTTCACTTCCGTAAGGATGAGGGGGACGCCGGTTTCCACGCCGCAGAAGCCGGAAATGCAGTCCCAGATCGCGGGCTTGGTGAGTTTGCCGTAGAGATCCGAGCCCTTCTCTTCGAGCGTGTGGGGGGAGTGATCGGTCGCGAGCATGTCGACGAAGCCCTTCCGCAGCCCTTCCCACAGCACCTCGGCGTGGTCCTTGGTGCGCACGGGCGGATTCATCTTGAGCAGCGGCCCCACCTGATCCATGTCGGCGGGCTCCCGCAGGAGATAGTGCGGACCGGTTTCCGCCGTCACGCGCAGGCCGCGGGCCTTGGCGTCGCGCACCATGTAGGCGGCCTGCTTGGAGCTCATGTGGAAGACGTGCAGCTTGGTCCCGAAGGTCTCGGCGAAAAACAGCGCGTGGTGGACCGATTCCGCCTCGCAGATGTCGGGCCGCGAGGCTTCCCAGTAACGCGGCTCGTTCTTGCCTTCGGCCTTGAGCTTGTTGGTGCAGTACGCCATGATCTGCCGGTTCTCGGCGTGGATCCCCAGCGGCAGCTTCGACTGAGCGATCAGGTCGAACGCTTCCATGCACATCCCGTCGTCGGGAAAGGGGAGATTGCCGATCGTTTCTCCAAAGAAGATCTTGAAGCCGATCGCTCCCGCGGCCGCCATCGGCAGGATTTCCTTCGTGTTCGTCTGAACGACGACGCCGGTGACCCCGAAGTCGACCAGCGACTTCTCCTCGCCGAGCCGCTGCTTGATCCGGACCTGCTCCGCGTCGGCGGTCGGGGGCACGGTGTTCGGCATATCGATCACGAAGGTCACCCCGCCGCAGACGGCTGCGGTCGAGCCGGTGGCGAAGTCCTCCTTGTGAGTCATTCCCGGTTCGCGGAAGTGGACGTGGCCGTCGATGATGCCGGGGAGGATGTGACGCCCCTTCGCGTCGATCTCTTCCTTGGCGGACGGCAGGGAGTCGTCGGAGCCGATCGCGACGAACTTCCCGCCCGTGATCGCGACACCGCCCTTGAAGGTCTCTTCCGGGGTGGTCACCCAGCCGTTCTTGATCACCAGGTCTGCAGCCATAGAGTTTCCTTTCTTTTCTGAGTTTATTCGAAAAATTCGTTTCTGCGAAGCCGGCGGATCGCCTGCCGCTGCCGGAGATCGGCCAGCACGTTTTCCTTGCCCTGCCGGACGTGGGACCGGACGATTCGCACCGCTTCCTCCGCATCGCGGCTCTCGATCGCGGCCAGCAGGTTGAGGTGCTCCCGATGCGCGGCCATGCCCCGGGCCGGATCGTACAGCCCGTCGGTGCGGCGCTTGAGCACAATTCGTTCGAAGACGTGCCGGAGCGCGTTCTTGAGCGTCTGGTTGCCCGCCAGGTCGGCGATCGCCAGGTGCACGTCCTGATCGTAAATCAGCCGGTCGCGGGTGAAGCGTTTCCCGACATCCCGCCCGTACAGCTCCACCTTGTCGCGCAACCGCCGCAACGACGCCGGCGTGAGATTGCGGACCGCCTTTTCCACCGTAAAGGCTTCCAGGGCCTCGCGCAACTCATAAAGCTCCTCGGCCTCTTGAATTCCAATTTCTTTGCAGGTAAAACCCCGGTTCGGCAGGAAGGAGACGTACCCCTCCTGCACGAGTCGGGTCAGGGCCTCGCGCACCGGCGTCCGACTGACGCCGAGACGCTCGCTCAGCTCTTGATGGTGAAGCTTCTGCCCGGGCATGACCTCGTTGGACAAGATCAGTTTCTTGATTTCATGATAGACGCGGCCTGAGAGATTTTCCCCGGCCCGGACCTTTAACTTGGGTTTCCTGACCAGATTGCTCATGCGTAGGCGAGTTGCATAAATTTTTTTATGCAAACGTCTCGGAACCTATCCGATCGTCGACCTCTTGTCAATCAACGAAACGCGCTTGAAAAAAGCAATAGAAATGATAATACGCTTGCGACCCGGGCCCGGGCCCTCCTGGGCGCGGCGTACGGCGAGCGGCAACGACCGGCACATTTTAAGGAGGCAATGTGGCACAGACCAAGTTGCAGGCCATTGGATTGAGGCACGAGTACTACCAGCCGCGAACGGGCGGGCGCCTGCTCGCTCTGGACAACATCAACCTGTCGGTTGAAGACGGGGAGTTCGTCACGATCGTCGGCCCCAGCGGCTGCGGCAAGACCACCTTTATTAACCTCGCCGACGGCCTGTTGAAGCCGACGGCGGGCCAGATCCTCATCGACGGCAAGCCGGTTACCGGTCCCGGCACGGACCGGGGCATGGTGTTCCAGGACTCCTGCCTGATGCCTTGGCGGACGGTTTTCAAGAACGTAATCTTCGGTCTGGAATGCCAGGGGTTGGACAACGCCGAAGGGCAGGAACGGGCCAGAAGGTTCATCAAGCTGGTCGGCCTCGAGGGATTCGAAGACCATTACCCGCACGAGCTCTCCGGCGGCATGCAGCAGCGCTGCAACCTGGCGCGGGCGCTCACGGTGGATCCCAAGATCCTCATCATGGACGAGCCCTTCGCCGCTCTCGACGCCCAGACCCGCGAGATCATGCAGCTCGAGCTGTTGCGCATCTGGCAGGAGGCGGGCAAGACGGTGCTCTTCATCACGCACCAGATCAACGAGGCAATCTACCTGGCCGATCGGGTGATCGTCTTCGGGGCGAGGCCCGGCAAGGTCAAGCAGACGATCAAGATCGATCTGCCGCGCCCGCGGCCCCTGTCGGTGAAGCGCGATCGGAAGTTTCTCGACTACGAGGATCAGCTCTGGAACCTGATCGAGGAAGAAGTCAAGAAAACCATGGTCGCGGACCAGGTCGTCCACAACATCAACGCGTAACGGATCGCGTCGGGAGGGAAGGGTGAGGAGGATCAACTCCCAGACCCTCATCCTGGTCGGGGCCAGCCTTTTCGTTCTCTATCTGGCGGGCGTTCCGCTCGTCATGCTCCTCTATGGGAGCGTGCGCACGGCGCCGATCGGCGAGCCGGGCGCCGCCTACACCATCGAGAACTACGTCAAGGCCTATTTCGACAAGGAGTTCTATCTCCTGCTCCTGAACTCGCTTTACTATGCGCTGGGGACCTGCATCGTCACCTTCCTGATCGGCACCTATCTCGCCTGGGTCAGCGAGCGGACCAACACGCCGTTCAAGAAGCTCTTCGTGGTCATGTCGCTGATCCCGTTCATCATCCCCGGCATTCTCAGCACGATCTCCTGGATACTGCTGCTGAGCCCCAAGATCGGGCTGATCAATATCGTGCTCAAGGAGCTGCTCGGCCTCGAGCAGCCGCCCTTCAACATCTACTCCATGTGGGGAATGATCTGGGCGGAGGCCATCCATCTCTACCCGCTGGTGTTCCTTCTCATGTCCGCCGCCTTCCGGAACATGGACACTTCGCTGGAGGAAGCCGCGCTGACGGCCGGGTCGAGCACCTGGAGCACGCTCCGGCGGATCACGCTGCCGCTGATGCGGCCGGCGATGGTCAGCGTGCTGCTGATCATCTTCATCCGCGGCATCGAGGCCTTCGAGGTCCCGGCGCTGATCGGGGTGCCGGCGAAGATCTCCGTCTTTACGACCAAGATCTTTCTCGCGATTCATCAATTTCCGTCCGACTTTGGCCTCGCCGGCGCCTACGCGGTGACGCTGCTCGCCATCAGCACGGCGGGCGTGCTGATCTACGGCCGGATCACGCGGCGCGAGGAGCGTTACGCGACGGTGACCGGAAAGGGATACCGCCCGCGCGTGATCGACCTCGGCGGCTGGAAGTACGTGACCTGCGCGATTTCCTTCTTCATCTTTTTCCTGGCCGTGATTCTTCCGGTCTTCGTGCTCCTCTGGTCGTCGTTCATTCCGTACTACGGTGTGCCGTCGCGCGAGCTGATGGCGAAGATGACCCTGGGAAACTACCAGTACATCCTGACCTACCCGCTGGCGATCACCGCCTTCAAGAACAGCTTCTATCTCTCGCTCGGCTCCGCCACGCTGGTGATGCTGTTGACCTCGGTGATCGCCTGGATCACCGTCCGCACCCGGATCCCCGGGCGCGCCTTTCTCGACAACATGACCTTCATACCGATCGCCATGCCCGGCATCGTCCTCGGCGTGAGCCTGATCTGGGTCTATCTGACGCTGGCCAGGGTGGCCGAGTCGAGCCGGTTCCTCGGATTCCTGAATCTCTACGGGACGATCTGGGTCCTGCTTCTGGCCTACATCACGAAGTTCATGCCGTATGGCATCCGGGCCGCCTCCGCCTCCATGATTCAGATCAACAAGGAGCTGGAGGAGGCGTCCATGACCGCCGGCGGCACGTGGTTCCAGACCTTCAAAAAGGTGATCCTGCCGCTGTTGATGCCCGGGTTCACCGCGGGGTGGATCTACATCAGCATCATCGCCCTGCGGGAGCTGTCGACGTCGATCCTGCTCTATTCCTACAACAGCACCGTCCTTTCGATCATGGCGTTCGACTTGTGGGAGGGCGGCCAATATACTTACGTCTGCGCGCTGGGCGTCCTGATGGTGCTCTTGCTCGTGGCGATGGCTTTCACGGCGCGCAAGCTCGGGGCTAAAATAGGAATCGCGGAATAAGAGAATTCGTTCGGGGCCCGGCCGCCGGGCCGGGTCGGTGCGGGAGGCGCAATGGCTGACAAGCAGGACATGGTGCAAATCGAGGCGCTCGAGAAGTACTTCGGCGAGGACAAGGAGCGGGTGCACGTGCTGAAAGGGGTGACGCTGCACGTGCCGGAGGGCTCGCTGTACACGTTCCTGGGCCCGAGCGGTTGCGGCAAGACCACGACGCTCAGGTGCGTGGCCGGGCTGGAGCGGCCCGACGGCGGCCGGATCAGCATCGGCGGCCAGACCGTCTTCGCCGCCGGCGAGCGGGTTTACGTCCCGACCAACAAGCGGCCGATCGGCATGGTCTTTCAGTCGTACGCGATCTGGCCGCACATGACCGTCGCGGAGAACGTCGCGTACCCCCTCACCATCCAGCGCCGGCCGAAGGACGAGATCAAGCGGCGGGTCAGCGAGGTGCTCAGGATCGTCGGCCTCGACGGCCTGGAGGACCGCCCGGCGCCCAAGCTCTCCGGCGGCCAGCAGCAGCGGGTCGCCTTCGCCCGCGCCCTGGTGAACGAGCCGAAGGTGATGCTGCTCGACGAGCCCCTCAGCAACCTCGACGCCAAGCTGCGGGTG
The sequence above is a segment of the Candidatus Zixiibacteriota bacterium genome. Coding sequences within it:
- a CDS encoding tripartite tricarboxylate transporter substrate-binding protein, with the translated sequence MVGIAWALLLSSLVVGFPASQAAAAEQDFYKGKTVRIIVGFSAGGGFDAYARAIARHLGRHLPGGPTVIVENMPGAGSRVAANYLFRAQGDGLTIGNFIGSLVLQQVMGDKGIEFDGRKFEWLGAPVQDEGVCALTKASGIHSLDDWFAAKKPVKLGGEAPGANDSDVPRVLKAALGLPIQLIEGFKGTSNIRLAAESGEVDGGCWTWASIRTTWAKGLESGMVKPILQINPKKAADIPDVPNAIDYAKTPEARTLIEAGVHAPSAILRAYALPPGTPKERLGLLRRAFAATMKDQAFLAEMNKSRLEVNPLSGEEVEAIVRKLFQMDSATVARIREVLVPKK
- a CDS encoding xanthine dehydrogenase family protein molybdopterin-binding subunit; translation: MSELKFIGKPVTRVDALEKVTGEAVYGYDLVLPNMLYGKVLFSTRAHARIKRIDVEKARRHPGVVAVVTGEDAPWTHGESIKDKPFLARGKVRYIGEPVAAVAAEDEDTAQAAVRLIEVEYEDLPVYTDPEQACKPGAVQIHEDFASYRKADFIVGSHLPNIAEHFKLRTGDVEQGFAQSDLVLSERYFVPIIQHAAMEPHSAHAQFDRESGRLTLWVANDAPFRALHEISEALGMPKEKIRFINPLQGGGFGSKGGLKVEPIAVALAFHTGGRPVRVKFNREETFISTLTRHECVVYCKTGVKKDGTLMAREMTLYWGAGAYAEKSPTVCIRGSLPAPGPYRIPHVKVDGYAVYTNKPVAGSYRGYGIPQGAWACEQQMDEIARRLGMDPLELRLKNIFVDGDVSYWGERLHSVGLKETLLKAAAAIEWGKRSAPAKPGMRSGKGLACIQKPTRSPTTSNAGVIVDSRGQVTVLAGTVEIGQGCNTILSQVAAEELAVPIERVRMHPLDTDVIPYDASTTSSRSTYHMGNAVRRAAIHAREQIAEAAAPMLEAKPADLEFADGKVFLKDQPQMALPIGEVVRRKFGPEGSVRGDGSYTYEIGKDLDLETGHSDHASAFYMYATQAAEVLVDEESGRVRLVRMSAAHDVGKAINPLNCVAQIEGGLAMGIGSALHEEMVVDSSGKVRNPSFLDYHLVTSLDLPEMIPIIVECPEPEGPYGAKGLGEPGLAPTPAAIGNAVADAIGVRVYDLPLKPENVYWAMQRKKNAA
- a CDS encoding (2Fe-2S)-binding protein is translated as MKKEIHFKLNGKAVSLEVPNHRLLLDLLRDEIGLTGTKEGCGTGDCGACTVYLNGKPVNSCLVLSAELDGAEIVTIEGLKIGPELHPIQKAFIRDGGAQCGYCTPGMLMMAKALLDENPDPSEEEIRFALSGNLCRCTGYVKIVQAVRDAAAELRSRNG
- a CDS encoding xanthine dehydrogenase family protein subunit M encodes the protein MKRTEPFEFYQPATLREASRIVLEKGPGGRFLAGGTDLVIAMKEKGLLPKYVVDLKRIPGLTGIQENGDGGIVIGALTTMREIETSPLLRRKYPFLAQSAAEVGSIQIRNRATVGGNMANATPSADVAPSLIALDAQVTIAGADGERSLPLEEFFRGPGQTVMRPEEILTAITIPKSAPGLVGEYIKFSPRDMMDLAYVGVAVAFALEAGERRCTGVRIVLGAVAPTPLRARRAEAAVEGRVLTEEVAAAAGEEAARESRPISDVRSSAEYRRAMVGAMTKRALLNAAAPRGGAIPWRDRRDRRY
- a CDS encoding dihydroorotase family protein; this translates as MAADLVIKNGWVTTPEETFKGGVAITGGKFVAIGSDDSLPSAKEEIDAKGRHILPGIIDGHVHFREPGMTHKEDFATGSTAAVCGGVTFVIDMPNTVPPTADAEQVRIKQRLGEEKSLVDFGVTGVVVQTNTKEILPMAAAGAIGFKIFFGETIGNLPFPDDGMCMEAFDLIAQSKLPLGIHAENRQIMAYCTNKLKAEGKNEPRYWEASRPDICEAESVHHALFFAETFGTKLHVFHMSSKQAAYMVRDAKARGLRVTAETGPHYLLREPADMDQVGPLLKMNPPVRTKDHAEVLWEGLRKGFVDMLATDHSPHTLEEKGSDLYGKLTKPAIWDCISGFCGVETGVPLILTEVNKGRLTLNQYVKVACENPARVWQVYPKKGAIRLGSDGDVTIVDMDKEAVIDVNKLHSKNKPSPWHGWKVKGVPVCTVVRGHVQMRDGEPCGRPIGRMVRPLV
- a CDS encoding GntR family transcriptional regulator is translated as MSNLVRKPKLKVRAGENLSGRVYHEIKKLILSNEVMPGQKLHHQELSERLGVSRTPVREALTRLVQEGYVSFLPNRGFTCKEIGIQEAEELYELREALEAFTVEKAVRNLTPASLRRLRDKVELYGRDVGKRFTRDRLIYDQDVHLAIADLAGNQTLKNALRHVFERIVLKRRTDGLYDPARGMAAHREHLNLLAAIESRDAEEAVRIVRSHVRQGKENVLADLRQRQAIRRLRRNEFFE
- a CDS encoding ABC transporter ATP-binding protein; its protein translation is MAQTKLQAIGLRHEYYQPRTGGRLLALDNINLSVEDGEFVTIVGPSGCGKTTFINLADGLLKPTAGQILIDGKPVTGPGTDRGMVFQDSCLMPWRTVFKNVIFGLECQGLDNAEGQERARRFIKLVGLEGFEDHYPHELSGGMQQRCNLARALTVDPKILIMDEPFAALDAQTREIMQLELLRIWQEAGKTVLFITHQINEAIYLADRVIVFGARPGKVKQTIKIDLPRPRPLSVKRDRKFLDYEDQLWNLIEEEVKKTMVADQVVHNINA
- a CDS encoding iron ABC transporter permease, whose protein sequence is MRRINSQTLILVGASLFVLYLAGVPLVMLLYGSVRTAPIGEPGAAYTIENYVKAYFDKEFYLLLLNSLYYALGTCIVTFLIGTYLAWVSERTNTPFKKLFVVMSLIPFIIPGILSTISWILLLSPKIGLINIVLKELLGLEQPPFNIYSMWGMIWAEAIHLYPLVFLLMSAAFRNMDTSLEEAALTAGSSTWSTLRRITLPLMRPAMVSVLLIIFIRGIEAFEVPALIGVPAKISVFTTKIFLAIHQFPSDFGLAGAYAVTLLAISTAGVLIYGRITRREERYATVTGKGYRPRVIDLGGWKYVTCAISFFIFFLAVILPVFVLLWSSFIPYYGVPSRELMAKMTLGNYQYILTYPLAITAFKNSFYLSLGSATLVMLLTSVIAWITVRTRIPGRAFLDNMTFIPIAMPGIVLGVSLIWVYLTLARVAESSRFLGFLNLYGTIWVLLLAYITKFMPYGIRAASASMIQINKELEEASMTAGGTWFQTFKKVILPLLMPGFTAGWIYISIIALRELSTSILLYSYNSTVLSIMAFDLWEGGQYTYVCALGVLMVLLLVAMAFTARKLGAKIGIAE